In Gossypium raimondii isolate GPD5lz chromosome 12, ASM2569854v1, whole genome shotgun sequence, a single window of DNA contains:
- the LOC105765264 gene encoding respiratory burst oxidase homolog protein A isoform X2 — translation MGDGSWPTHERRWASDTIPANTILSATTSPGTEYNSAEEFVEVTLDLQDDDTIILRSVEPATVINVDEGSDTSVSASRSPTTRSSSNRLRQFSQELKAEAVAKARQFSQELKAELRKFSWGNGHASQTVNGFDSALAARALRKQRAQLDRTRSGAHKALRGLRFISNNKANAWEEVENKFNKLAKDGYLFRSDFAQCIGMKDSKEFALEMFDALSRRRRLKVEKISKDELYEYWSQITDQSFDSRLQIFFDMVDKNEDGRITEAEVKEIIMLSASANKLSRLKEQAEEYAALIMEELDPERLGYIELWQLETLLLQKDTYLSYSQALSYTSQALSQNLQGLRKKGRIRRMSTKLVYYLEENWKRIWVVSLWIMVMIGLFTWKFFQYKQKSAFKVMGYCLLTAKGAAETLKFNMALILMPVCRNTITWLRSTKLGLFVPFDDNINFHKTIAAAISIGVILHVGNHLACDFPRLISSSNYKYKKFLKNDFGSPKPTYIDLVKGTEGVTGVLMVIFMAIAFTLATRWFRRNLIKLPKPFDRITGFNAFWYSHHLFVIVYVLLIIHGEFLYLVHIWYRRTTWMYLAVPVLLYAGERILRFFRSGFSTVRLLKVAIYPGGVLTLQMSKPPQFRYKSGQYMFVQCPAVSPFEWHPFSITSAPGDDYLSVHIRQLGDWTQALKRLFSEVCEPPVAGKSGLLRADEATKKSLPKLLIDGPYGAPAQDYSKYDVLLLVGLGIGATPFISILKDLLNNIVKMEEQADSVSDTSKASDVSVASSNESTTPNRVPSKRKKTLKTTNAYFYWVTREQGSFDWFKGVMNEVAELDQRGVIEMHNYLTSVYEEGDARSALITMVQALNHAKNGVDIVSGTRNCRSWVASIPCLSNSPAKIFF, via the exons ATGGGAGACGGTTCATGGCCGACGCACGAGAGGCGGTGGGCCTCAGACACCATCCCCGCCAATACCATTCTCAGTGCAACAACTTCGCCGGGGACTGAGTACAACTCCGCCGAGGAGTTCGTCGAGGTCACTCTTGATCTCCAAGACGATGATACTATCATCCTCCGAAGCGTCGAGCCGGCCACCGTTATCAACGTCGATGAAGGCTCCGATACTTCGGTATCCGCTTCACGATCACCGACGACGAGGAGCTCATCCAATAGATTAAGGCAGTTTTCACAAGAACTGAAAGCCGAAGCAGTGGCCAAAGCCAGGCAGTTCTCACAAGAGTTGAAAGCCGAATTACGCAAGTTCTCATGGGGCAACGGACACGCATCTCAGACTGTAAATGGATTCGACTCGGCTTTAGCCGCTCGAGCTCTAAGAAAGCAGCGAGCTCAACTCGACCGGACTCGTTCCGGCGCTCATAAAGCACTTCGTGGATTAAGGTTTATAAGTAACAATAAAGCCAATGCATGGGAAGAAGTTGAAAACAAATTCAACAAACTCGCCAAAGACGGATATCTCTTTCGCTCCGATTTCGCACAATGCATAG GAATGAAGGATTCGAAGGAATTTGCGTTGGAGATGTTCGATGCATTGAGTAGACGAAGGagattaaaagttgaaaaaatcaGCAAAGATGAACTTTATGAATATTGGTCTCAAATCACCGATCAAAGTTTTGATTCTCGCCTCCAGATCTTCTTCGACAT GGTGGATAAGAACGAAGATGGTAGAATCACTGAGGCCGAAGTAAAAGAG ATTATCATGCTAAGTGCTTCAGCAAACAAGCTGTCAAGATTGAAAGAGCAAGCGGAAGAATATGCAGCTTTGATCATGGAAGAATTGGACCCTGAAAGACTTGGATATATTGAG CTATGGCAACTGGAGACACTTCTCTTGCAAAAGGACACGTATCTAAGCTACAGTCAAGCCCTAAGCTACACAAGCCAAGCTCTTAGCCAAAACTTACAAGGATTAAGAAAAAAGGGCAGAATCAGAAGAATGAGCACTAAACTTGTGTACtatttagaagaaaattggaaGAGGATATGGGTCGTGTCACTCTGGATTATGGTTATGATAGGACTCTTTACTTGGAAGTTCTTTCAATACAAACAGAAGAGTGCTTTTAAAGTTATGGGTTATTGCCTCCTCACAGCCAAGGGAGCAGCTGAGACCCTGAAGTTTAACATGGCTCTTATCCTCATGCCAGTGTGCAGAAACACCATTACTTGGCTCAGGTCCACAAAGCTGGGTCTCTTCGTACCTTTTGACGATAATATCAACTTTCACAAG ACAATAGCTGCAGCGATTTCAATTGGAGTCATTCTCCATGTTGGTAACCATCTTGCCTGTGATTTCCCGAGGCTTATCAGCTCttctaattataaatataaaaagtttctAAAGAACGACTTTGGAAGTCCTAAACCAACGTACATAGACCTAGTAAAAGGAACTGAAGGAGTGACTGGAGTTCTAATGGTTATCTTCATGGCAATTGCATTTACACTAGCAACAAGATGGTTTCGGCGGAACCTGATTAAGCTACCCAAGCCTTTTGATAGAATCACTGGCTTCAATGCCTTCTGGTACTCGCATCACCTGTTTGTCATTGTCTACGTCTTGCTCATCATCCATGGAGAATTCCTTTATCTCGTGCACATATGGTATCGGAGGACG ACTTGGATGTACCTAGCTGTTCCAGTTTTGCTTTATGCTGGAGAAAGGATCCTAAGATTTTTTCGTTCCGGTTTCTCTACTGTCCGGCTTTTGAAG GTTGCAATTTATCCGGGAGGTGTTCTTACATTACAAATGTCTAAGCCGCCACAATTTCGGTACAAGAGTGGACAGTACATGTTTGTCCAGTGCCCTGCTGTCTCTCCATTTGAATG GCATCCATTTTCAATCACCTCCGCTCCTGGTGATGACTACCTTAGTGTACATATTCGTCAGCTAGGTGACTGGACCCAAGCACTCAAACGACTATTCTCTGAGGTTTGTGAACCTCCTGTAGCGGGGAAAAGTGGGCTTCTCAGGGCAGATGAGGCAACTAAAAAAAG TTTGCCAAAGCTCTTAATTGATGGACCGTATGGTGCACCGGCACAAGACTATAGTAAGTATGATGTTCTGTTGCTTGTGGGTCTTGGAATCGGTGCAACACCATTCATCAGCATTTTAAAAGATCTGTTGAACAACATTGTCAAAATGGAGGAGCAAGCA gATTCAGTCTCAGATACCAGTAAGGCATCAGACGTAAGTGTTGCGAGCAGCAATGAATCAACCACTCCAAACAGAGTTCCATCGAAACGAAAGAAAACTCTTAAGACCACCAATGCTTACTTTTATTGGGTAACCAGAGAACAAGGTTCTTTTGATTGGTTCAAAGGGGTCATGAACGAAGTTGCAGAACTTGATCAAAGG GGTGTGATTGAAATGCACAACTATTTGACAAGCGTGTACGAGGAAGGCGATGCACGCTCAGCTCTCATTACAATGGTCCAAGCGCTAAATCATGCCAAGAATGGAGTTGACATCGTTTCGGGCACCAGG AATTGTAGATCATGGGTAGCATCCATCCCATGCCTTAGCAACAGCCCggctaaaattttcttttga
- the LOC105765264 gene encoding respiratory burst oxidase homolog protein A isoform X3, whose translation MGDGSWPTHERRWASDTIPANTILSATTSPGTEYNSAEEFVEVTLDLQDDDTIILRSVEPATVINVDEGSDTSVSASRSPTTRSSSNRLRQFSQELKAEAVAKARQFSQELKAELRKFSWGNGHASQTVNGFDSALAARALRKQRAQLDRTRSGAHKALRGLRFISNNKANAWEEVENKFNKLAKDGYLFRSDFAQCIGMKDSKEFALEMFDALSRRRRLKVEKISKDELYEYWSQITDQSFDSRLQIFFDMVDKNEDGRITEAEVKEIIMLSASANKLSRLKEQAEEYAALIMEELDPERLGYIELWQLETLLLQKDTYLSYSQALSYTSQALSQNLQGLRKKGRIRRMSTKLVYYLEENWKRIWVVSLWIMVMIGLFTWKFFQYKQKSAFKVMGYCLLTAKGAAETLKFNMALILMPVCRNTITWLRSTKLGLFVPFDDNINFHKTIAAAISIGVILHVGNHLACDFPRLISSSNYKYKKFLKNDFGSPKPTYIDLVKGTEGVTGVLMVIFMAIAFTLATRWFRRNLIKLPKPFDRITGFNAFWYSHHLFVIVYVLLIIHGEFLYLVHIWYRRTTWMYLAVPVLLYAGERILRFFRSGFSTVRLLKVAIYPGGVLTLQMSKPPQFRYKSGQYMFVQCPAVSPFEWHPFSITSAPGDDYLSVHIRQLGDWTQALKRLFSEVCEPPVAGKSGLLRADEATKKRTVCQSS comes from the exons ATGGGAGACGGTTCATGGCCGACGCACGAGAGGCGGTGGGCCTCAGACACCATCCCCGCCAATACCATTCTCAGTGCAACAACTTCGCCGGGGACTGAGTACAACTCCGCCGAGGAGTTCGTCGAGGTCACTCTTGATCTCCAAGACGATGATACTATCATCCTCCGAAGCGTCGAGCCGGCCACCGTTATCAACGTCGATGAAGGCTCCGATACTTCGGTATCCGCTTCACGATCACCGACGACGAGGAGCTCATCCAATAGATTAAGGCAGTTTTCACAAGAACTGAAAGCCGAAGCAGTGGCCAAAGCCAGGCAGTTCTCACAAGAGTTGAAAGCCGAATTACGCAAGTTCTCATGGGGCAACGGACACGCATCTCAGACTGTAAATGGATTCGACTCGGCTTTAGCCGCTCGAGCTCTAAGAAAGCAGCGAGCTCAACTCGACCGGACTCGTTCCGGCGCTCATAAAGCACTTCGTGGATTAAGGTTTATAAGTAACAATAAAGCCAATGCATGGGAAGAAGTTGAAAACAAATTCAACAAACTCGCCAAAGACGGATATCTCTTTCGCTCCGATTTCGCACAATGCATAG GAATGAAGGATTCGAAGGAATTTGCGTTGGAGATGTTCGATGCATTGAGTAGACGAAGGagattaaaagttgaaaaaatcaGCAAAGATGAACTTTATGAATATTGGTCTCAAATCACCGATCAAAGTTTTGATTCTCGCCTCCAGATCTTCTTCGACAT GGTGGATAAGAACGAAGATGGTAGAATCACTGAGGCCGAAGTAAAAGAG ATTATCATGCTAAGTGCTTCAGCAAACAAGCTGTCAAGATTGAAAGAGCAAGCGGAAGAATATGCAGCTTTGATCATGGAAGAATTGGACCCTGAAAGACTTGGATATATTGAG CTATGGCAACTGGAGACACTTCTCTTGCAAAAGGACACGTATCTAAGCTACAGTCAAGCCCTAAGCTACACAAGCCAAGCTCTTAGCCAAAACTTACAAGGATTAAGAAAAAAGGGCAGAATCAGAAGAATGAGCACTAAACTTGTGTACtatttagaagaaaattggaaGAGGATATGGGTCGTGTCACTCTGGATTATGGTTATGATAGGACTCTTTACTTGGAAGTTCTTTCAATACAAACAGAAGAGTGCTTTTAAAGTTATGGGTTATTGCCTCCTCACAGCCAAGGGAGCAGCTGAGACCCTGAAGTTTAACATGGCTCTTATCCTCATGCCAGTGTGCAGAAACACCATTACTTGGCTCAGGTCCACAAAGCTGGGTCTCTTCGTACCTTTTGACGATAATATCAACTTTCACAAG ACAATAGCTGCAGCGATTTCAATTGGAGTCATTCTCCATGTTGGTAACCATCTTGCCTGTGATTTCCCGAGGCTTATCAGCTCttctaattataaatataaaaagtttctAAAGAACGACTTTGGAAGTCCTAAACCAACGTACATAGACCTAGTAAAAGGAACTGAAGGAGTGACTGGAGTTCTAATGGTTATCTTCATGGCAATTGCATTTACACTAGCAACAAGATGGTTTCGGCGGAACCTGATTAAGCTACCCAAGCCTTTTGATAGAATCACTGGCTTCAATGCCTTCTGGTACTCGCATCACCTGTTTGTCATTGTCTACGTCTTGCTCATCATCCATGGAGAATTCCTTTATCTCGTGCACATATGGTATCGGAGGACG ACTTGGATGTACCTAGCTGTTCCAGTTTTGCTTTATGCTGGAGAAAGGATCCTAAGATTTTTTCGTTCCGGTTTCTCTACTGTCCGGCTTTTGAAG GTTGCAATTTATCCGGGAGGTGTTCTTACATTACAAATGTCTAAGCCGCCACAATTTCGGTACAAGAGTGGACAGTACATGTTTGTCCAGTGCCCTGCTGTCTCTCCATTTGAATG GCATCCATTTTCAATCACCTCCGCTCCTGGTGATGACTACCTTAGTGTACATATTCGTCAGCTAGGTGACTGGACCCAAGCACTCAAACGACTATTCTCTGAGGTTTGTGAACCTCCTGTAGCGGGGAAAAGTGGGCTTCTCAGGGCAGATGAGGCAACTAAAAAAAG AACAGTTTGCCAAAGCTCTTAA
- the LOC105765264 gene encoding respiratory burst oxidase homolog protein A isoform X1, with translation MGDGSWPTHERRWASDTIPANTILSATTSPGTEYNSAEEFVEVTLDLQDDDTIILRSVEPATVINVDEGSDTSVSASRSPTTRSSSNRLRQFSQELKAEAVAKARQFSQELKAELRKFSWGNGHASQTVNGFDSALAARALRKQRAQLDRTRSGAHKALRGLRFISNNKANAWEEVENKFNKLAKDGYLFRSDFAQCIGMKDSKEFALEMFDALSRRRRLKVEKISKDELYEYWSQITDQSFDSRLQIFFDMVDKNEDGRITEAEVKEIIMLSASANKLSRLKEQAEEYAALIMEELDPERLGYIELWQLETLLLQKDTYLSYSQALSYTSQALSQNLQGLRKKGRIRRMSTKLVYYLEENWKRIWVVSLWIMVMIGLFTWKFFQYKQKSAFKVMGYCLLTAKGAAETLKFNMALILMPVCRNTITWLRSTKLGLFVPFDDNINFHKTIAAAISIGVILHVGNHLACDFPRLISSSNYKYKKFLKNDFGSPKPTYIDLVKGTEGVTGVLMVIFMAIAFTLATRWFRRNLIKLPKPFDRITGFNAFWYSHHLFVIVYVLLIIHGEFLYLVHIWYRRTTWMYLAVPVLLYAGERILRFFRSGFSTVRLLKVAIYPGGVLTLQMSKPPQFRYKSGQYMFVQCPAVSPFEWHPFSITSAPGDDYLSVHIRQLGDWTQALKRLFSEVCEPPVAGKSGLLRADEATKKSLPKLLIDGPYGAPAQDYSKYDVLLLVGLGIGATPFISILKDLLNNIVKMEEQADSVSDTSKASDVSVASSNESTTPNRVPSKRKKTLKTTNAYFYWVTREQGSFDWFKGVMNEVAELDQRGVIEMHNYLTSVYEEGDARSALITMVQALNHAKNGVDIVSGTRVRTHFARPKWKNVLSKLSSKHCNARIGVFYCGAPVLAKELSKLCYELNQKGSTKFEFHKEHF, from the exons ATGGGAGACGGTTCATGGCCGACGCACGAGAGGCGGTGGGCCTCAGACACCATCCCCGCCAATACCATTCTCAGTGCAACAACTTCGCCGGGGACTGAGTACAACTCCGCCGAGGAGTTCGTCGAGGTCACTCTTGATCTCCAAGACGATGATACTATCATCCTCCGAAGCGTCGAGCCGGCCACCGTTATCAACGTCGATGAAGGCTCCGATACTTCGGTATCCGCTTCACGATCACCGACGACGAGGAGCTCATCCAATAGATTAAGGCAGTTTTCACAAGAACTGAAAGCCGAAGCAGTGGCCAAAGCCAGGCAGTTCTCACAAGAGTTGAAAGCCGAATTACGCAAGTTCTCATGGGGCAACGGACACGCATCTCAGACTGTAAATGGATTCGACTCGGCTTTAGCCGCTCGAGCTCTAAGAAAGCAGCGAGCTCAACTCGACCGGACTCGTTCCGGCGCTCATAAAGCACTTCGTGGATTAAGGTTTATAAGTAACAATAAAGCCAATGCATGGGAAGAAGTTGAAAACAAATTCAACAAACTCGCCAAAGACGGATATCTCTTTCGCTCCGATTTCGCACAATGCATAG GAATGAAGGATTCGAAGGAATTTGCGTTGGAGATGTTCGATGCATTGAGTAGACGAAGGagattaaaagttgaaaaaatcaGCAAAGATGAACTTTATGAATATTGGTCTCAAATCACCGATCAAAGTTTTGATTCTCGCCTCCAGATCTTCTTCGACAT GGTGGATAAGAACGAAGATGGTAGAATCACTGAGGCCGAAGTAAAAGAG ATTATCATGCTAAGTGCTTCAGCAAACAAGCTGTCAAGATTGAAAGAGCAAGCGGAAGAATATGCAGCTTTGATCATGGAAGAATTGGACCCTGAAAGACTTGGATATATTGAG CTATGGCAACTGGAGACACTTCTCTTGCAAAAGGACACGTATCTAAGCTACAGTCAAGCCCTAAGCTACACAAGCCAAGCTCTTAGCCAAAACTTACAAGGATTAAGAAAAAAGGGCAGAATCAGAAGAATGAGCACTAAACTTGTGTACtatttagaagaaaattggaaGAGGATATGGGTCGTGTCACTCTGGATTATGGTTATGATAGGACTCTTTACTTGGAAGTTCTTTCAATACAAACAGAAGAGTGCTTTTAAAGTTATGGGTTATTGCCTCCTCACAGCCAAGGGAGCAGCTGAGACCCTGAAGTTTAACATGGCTCTTATCCTCATGCCAGTGTGCAGAAACACCATTACTTGGCTCAGGTCCACAAAGCTGGGTCTCTTCGTACCTTTTGACGATAATATCAACTTTCACAAG ACAATAGCTGCAGCGATTTCAATTGGAGTCATTCTCCATGTTGGTAACCATCTTGCCTGTGATTTCCCGAGGCTTATCAGCTCttctaattataaatataaaaagtttctAAAGAACGACTTTGGAAGTCCTAAACCAACGTACATAGACCTAGTAAAAGGAACTGAAGGAGTGACTGGAGTTCTAATGGTTATCTTCATGGCAATTGCATTTACACTAGCAACAAGATGGTTTCGGCGGAACCTGATTAAGCTACCCAAGCCTTTTGATAGAATCACTGGCTTCAATGCCTTCTGGTACTCGCATCACCTGTTTGTCATTGTCTACGTCTTGCTCATCATCCATGGAGAATTCCTTTATCTCGTGCACATATGGTATCGGAGGACG ACTTGGATGTACCTAGCTGTTCCAGTTTTGCTTTATGCTGGAGAAAGGATCCTAAGATTTTTTCGTTCCGGTTTCTCTACTGTCCGGCTTTTGAAG GTTGCAATTTATCCGGGAGGTGTTCTTACATTACAAATGTCTAAGCCGCCACAATTTCGGTACAAGAGTGGACAGTACATGTTTGTCCAGTGCCCTGCTGTCTCTCCATTTGAATG GCATCCATTTTCAATCACCTCCGCTCCTGGTGATGACTACCTTAGTGTACATATTCGTCAGCTAGGTGACTGGACCCAAGCACTCAAACGACTATTCTCTGAGGTTTGTGAACCTCCTGTAGCGGGGAAAAGTGGGCTTCTCAGGGCAGATGAGGCAACTAAAAAAAG TTTGCCAAAGCTCTTAATTGATGGACCGTATGGTGCACCGGCACAAGACTATAGTAAGTATGATGTTCTGTTGCTTGTGGGTCTTGGAATCGGTGCAACACCATTCATCAGCATTTTAAAAGATCTGTTGAACAACATTGTCAAAATGGAGGAGCAAGCA gATTCAGTCTCAGATACCAGTAAGGCATCAGACGTAAGTGTTGCGAGCAGCAATGAATCAACCACTCCAAACAGAGTTCCATCGAAACGAAAGAAAACTCTTAAGACCACCAATGCTTACTTTTATTGGGTAACCAGAGAACAAGGTTCTTTTGATTGGTTCAAAGGGGTCATGAACGAAGTTGCAGAACTTGATCAAAGG GGTGTGATTGAAATGCACAACTATTTGACAAGCGTGTACGAGGAAGGCGATGCACGCTCAGCTCTCATTACAATGGTCCAAGCGCTAAATCATGCCAAGAATGGAGTTGACATCGTTTCGGGCACCAGG GTGCGGACCCATTTTGCAAGGCCCAAATGGAAGAACGTTCTGTCTAAACTAAGTTCCAAGCATTGCAACGCAAGGATAG GGGTCTTTTATTGCGGGGCACCGGTTTTGGCTAAAGAGCTCAGCAAACTCTGCTACGAGTTAAACCAAAAAGGTTCCACTAAATTTGAATTCCACAAAGAGCATTTCTAA